The following coding sequences lie in one Arachis stenosperma cultivar V10309 chromosome 5, arast.V10309.gnm1.PFL2, whole genome shotgun sequence genomic window:
- the LOC130982903 gene encoding uncharacterized protein LOC130982903: MMEEEFEEFEEIEVEYACLEEDEIDPVYEFDAPQFCDFLRPETLFDDAEAEQWFETAQSHEPSPFLLKFKWRNPCADVSKAPANNGKETRPTSSNSSGSSKSKVSSFMKPTASNLAKQKNVTEVTCNQSCRIKSQDSSPNDSLLSKRQKLEAGYIKKAAHLKHQALFAHKKTEKDPSGVSAASRPKATIPKEPVLETAVRAQRHKQITDAESRENTKSSLIARPLNKKILQAPAQSVQNKKTQRAKEANGEGVLNRSSNTNTREHRRTNPSDGSRQEKCGMTNKPKGKPEDAQRSNKGERGVFRSIKVYPLEPNDKRLNYEPPIDLLSKLSLVSDVKKPAKLPSKGLKENRPGSLHQEYEYKKPAKEATCGKQYRCVLITQQAYMVELGH, from the exons ATGATGGAAGAAGAGTTTGAGGAGTTCGAGGAGATCGAGGTCGAATACGCGTGCCTAGAAGAGGATGAAATCGATCCCGTTTACGAGTTTGATGCTCCTCAATTCTGCGATTTCTTACGTCCCGAGACGCTTTTTGATGATGCTGAAGCAGAGCAGTGGTTCGAAACCGCTCAGAGCCATGAACCTTCAC CATTTTTGCTGAAGTTTAAATGGAGAAACCCCTGTGCAGATGTTTCAAAAGCTCCAGCCAATAATGGCAAAG AAACAAGGCCTACCAGCAGCAATTCAAGTGGATCATCGAAATCGAAAGTTTCATCTTTCATGAAGCCAACAGCAAGTAATTTGGCCAAGCAGAAGAATGTTACTGAAGTTACATGCAATCAATCTTGCAG GATTAAGAGTCAGGATTCTTCTCCAAATGATAGCCTATTATCCAAGAGACAGAAGCTTGAAGCCGGTTACATAAAAAAG GCTGCTCATCTGAAACATCAAGCACTTTTTGCACATAAGAAAACCGAG AAAGATCCTTCTGGAGTGAGTGCAGCTTCTAGACCGAAAGCAACTATTCCTAAAGAACCAGTTCTGGAAACAGCCGTGAGGGCACAAAGACACAA GCAAATAACTGATGCTGAATCCCGTGAAAATACAAAATCGTCACTTATAGCACGTCCCTTGAATAAAAAG ATTTTGCAGGCTCCAGCACAATCCgtacaaaataagaaaacacaGCGAGCAAAAGAAGCTAat GGTGAGGGAGTTTTGAATAGAAGTTCTAACACCAATACAAGGGAACACCGAAG GACAAACCCTAGCGATGGCTCAAGGCAGGAGAAATGTGGAATGACTAACAAACCCAAAGGAAAGCCTGAGGATGCG CAACGATCGAACAAAGGTGAAAGAGGTGTCTTCCGAAGTATCAAAGTATATCCACTG GAACCAAATGACAAGAGACTTAATTATGAACCACCTATAGATTTACTTAGCAAG CTGTCCCTGGTTTCTGATGTGAAAAAACCTGCAAAACTGCCATCTAAG GGCTTGAAGGAGAATAGACCTGGATCCTTGCACCAAGAATACGAG TACAAGAAACCGGCCAAAGAAGCAACCTGTGGAAAGCAGTATCGATGCGTCCTCATAACGCAGCAGGCCTATATGGTG GAACTCGGACATTAG